A window of the Lactuca sativa cultivar Salinas chromosome 5, Lsat_Salinas_v11, whole genome shotgun sequence genome harbors these coding sequences:
- the LOC111877729 gene encoding uncharacterized protein LOC111877729 isoform X1, translating into MPAFDVSSSRCFIFFYQFTMDIDFDDLTSTDAANNVNASTKLKPKPKPKPKPKPKTQPEPKSTPTPPTQPVEAAATADNEIIARTEEEQQPFDVNQVSGNINDNWQSSFEKPHEENAEPFPTLESLNDLLPQSTTVTVNSPPVSETPTAIHVSMDENIEKGPIEGLSNTVDACTNLESLAQIDPLTGEEASIFNDNEDFQIESLSSVSKGAENALFWEPLDILSESRICAGPKVCKFKPKPNAQTRKVESIHSVSSQIDYMDNAPVPTFTPEELFGSPSIGITDSIPPESLSDFHLNEEQEPTTFTEMSQMDSVVPSEHPDAIPEALNKGKGQSLENEASRSSERLRKQSKKTLALVDEFEDEGVADDVIHGNEDDNNIDDYRPEESESVSERKGKKSKKAVKEKEKPVRKRKKANSEAPAESTKVKKKFPHSTRRRNKRQVDPQLLIIPEEDLNKNEIPMKELIRLAEHRERIAKKEAASTSGTGTPALNQSGGSFSNNFDYEDEGFGEGRDDDYLMEAENATYYNYRTHMKITPRMKWSKQDTELFYEAVQQFGTDLSMIKECFPGRTRQQIKSKYKKEEKQQPLRLNHALTTRFKGNSHFEVVIQRLKEAQGEDSENDDPMNLTGEDDVAADINEAEETTKSVEPEKKDEEMEGDVGSPTKSHDSEDEMYRWSQYKSEI; encoded by the exons ATGCCAGCATTCGATGTTTCAAGTTCTAGGTGTTTT ATATTCTTCTACCAGTTCACCATGGACATTGATTTTGATGATTTGACTTCAACCGATGCTGCAAACAATg TAAATGCAAGTACAAAGCttaaacccaaacccaaacccaaacccaaacccaaacctAAAACCCAACCCGAACCAAAATCCACCCCTACCCCTCCAACACAGCCTGTTGAGGCTGCTGCTACTGCAGATAATGAGATTATAGCAAGAACTGAAGAAGAACAACAACCTTTTGATGTCAACCAAGTTTCTGGAAATATCAATGATAATTGGCAATCCTCATTTGAAAAACCACATGAAGAG AATGCTGAACCATTTCCAACATTGGAATCACTGAATGACTTACTTCCTCAATCTACAACAGTAACAG TGAATTCGCCACCTGTCTCAGAGACACCAACAGCCATTCATGTTTCCATGGATGAGAACATAGAGAAGGGGCCCATTGAAGGCTTGAGCAATACTGTTGATGCTTGCACAAATTTAGAAAGTCTTGCACAGATAGATCCTTTAACAGGGGAGGAAGCTTCTATTTTTAACGACAATGAAGATTTTCAGATAGAAAGTTTATCATCTGTATCAAAG GGTGCCGAAAATGCCCTTTTCTGGGAACCTCTTGACATATTGTCTGAGTCAAGAATTTGTGCAG GACCAAAAGTTTGCAAATTCAAGCCAAAACCTAATGCACAAACTCGGAAAGTGGAAAGTATTCATTCCGTTTCTTCTCAAATCGATTACATGGACAACGCCCCTGTTCCGACATTTACACCAGAAGAACTTTTTGGCTCACCGTCAATCGGAATCACTGATTCCATTCCGCCGGAGTCATTATCCGATTTCCAtttaaatgaagaacaagaaccaACAACTTTCACGGAAATGTCTCAAATGGATTCCGTGGTTCCATCAGAGCATCCGGATGCCATTCCGGAGGCTTTGAACAAGGGAAAAGGACAATCTCTTGAAAATGAAGCTTCTAGATCTTCAGAGAGGTTAAGAAAGCAGTCAAAGAAAACACTTGCACTTGtagatgagtttgaggatgaggGAGTTGCTGATGATGTCATACATGGGAATGAAGATGACAACAATATTGATGATTACAGACCAGAAGAAAGTGAATCTGTAAGTGAAAGAAAGGGAAAAAAGTCAAAGAAAGCGGTCAAAGAGAAGGAAAAACCTGTTAGAAAACGTAAAAAGGCCAACAGTGAAGCACCTGCtgagtcaactaaagtcaaaaaGAAATTCCCTCACAGCACACGAAGAAGAAATAAAAGACAAG TGGACCCACAATTGCTTATAATTCCTGAAGAAGACCTTAATAAGAATGAAATCCCCATGAAAGAATTAATCAGGCTTGCAGAACATAGGGAGCGAATAGCT AAAAAGGAAGCAGCATCTACATCAGGAACAGGAACACCTGCCTTGAACCAAAG TGGTGGGAGTTTCTCCaacaattttgattatgaagatGAGGGTTTTGGGGAAGGGAGAGATGATGATTATTTAATGGAAGCAGAAAATGCTACTTATTATAATTATCGGACTCACATGAAAATAACACCAAGAATGAAATGGTCAAAACAAGATACTGAGCTCTTCTACGAG GCTGTTCAACAATTTGGGACAGATTTATCGATGATAAAAGAGTGTTTTCCTGGGAGGACACGTCAGCAGATAAAATCAAAGTACAAAAAAGAAGAGAAACAACAGCCTTTAAGGCTTAATCATGCCCTAACCACTCGTTTTAAAG GTAATTCTCATTTTGAGGTAGTAATCCAACGGCTAAAAGAAGCTCAAGGGGAAGATTCCGAAAATGATGACCCCATGAACCTGACAGGAGAGGATGACGTGGCTGCTGACATTAAT gaGGCTGAGGAAACAACAAAAAGTGTGGAGCCAGAAAAGAAAGATGAAGAAATGGAAGGTGATGTTGGGAGTCCTACAAAGTCTCATGACAGTGAAGATGAAATGTATCGATGGAGTCAATATAAATCTGAAATATGa
- the LOC111877729 gene encoding uncharacterized protein LOC111877729 isoform X2, with translation MDIDFDDLTSTDAANNVNASTKLKPKPKPKPKPKPKTQPEPKSTPTPPTQPVEAAATADNEIIARTEEEQQPFDVNQVSGNINDNWQSSFEKPHEENAEPFPTLESLNDLLPQSTTVTVNSPPVSETPTAIHVSMDENIEKGPIEGLSNTVDACTNLESLAQIDPLTGEEASIFNDNEDFQIESLSSVSKGAENALFWEPLDILSESRICAGPKVCKFKPKPNAQTRKVESIHSVSSQIDYMDNAPVPTFTPEELFGSPSIGITDSIPPESLSDFHLNEEQEPTTFTEMSQMDSVVPSEHPDAIPEALNKGKGQSLENEASRSSERLRKQSKKTLALVDEFEDEGVADDVIHGNEDDNNIDDYRPEESESVSERKGKKSKKAVKEKEKPVRKRKKANSEAPAESTKVKKKFPHSTRRRNKRQVDPQLLIIPEEDLNKNEIPMKELIRLAEHRERIAKKEAASTSGTGTPALNQSGGSFSNNFDYEDEGFGEGRDDDYLMEAENATYYNYRTHMKITPRMKWSKQDTELFYEAVQQFGTDLSMIKECFPGRTRQQIKSKYKKEEKQQPLRLNHALTTRFKGNSHFEVVIQRLKEAQGEDSENDDPMNLTGEDDVAADINEAEETTKSVEPEKKDEEMEGDVGSPTKSHDSEDEMYRWSQYKSEI, from the exons ATGGACATTGATTTTGATGATTTGACTTCAACCGATGCTGCAAACAATg TAAATGCAAGTACAAAGCttaaacccaaacccaaacccaaacccaaacccaaacctAAAACCCAACCCGAACCAAAATCCACCCCTACCCCTCCAACACAGCCTGTTGAGGCTGCTGCTACTGCAGATAATGAGATTATAGCAAGAACTGAAGAAGAACAACAACCTTTTGATGTCAACCAAGTTTCTGGAAATATCAATGATAATTGGCAATCCTCATTTGAAAAACCACATGAAGAG AATGCTGAACCATTTCCAACATTGGAATCACTGAATGACTTACTTCCTCAATCTACAACAGTAACAG TGAATTCGCCACCTGTCTCAGAGACACCAACAGCCATTCATGTTTCCATGGATGAGAACATAGAGAAGGGGCCCATTGAAGGCTTGAGCAATACTGTTGATGCTTGCACAAATTTAGAAAGTCTTGCACAGATAGATCCTTTAACAGGGGAGGAAGCTTCTATTTTTAACGACAATGAAGATTTTCAGATAGAAAGTTTATCATCTGTATCAAAG GGTGCCGAAAATGCCCTTTTCTGGGAACCTCTTGACATATTGTCTGAGTCAAGAATTTGTGCAG GACCAAAAGTTTGCAAATTCAAGCCAAAACCTAATGCACAAACTCGGAAAGTGGAAAGTATTCATTCCGTTTCTTCTCAAATCGATTACATGGACAACGCCCCTGTTCCGACATTTACACCAGAAGAACTTTTTGGCTCACCGTCAATCGGAATCACTGATTCCATTCCGCCGGAGTCATTATCCGATTTCCAtttaaatgaagaacaagaaccaACAACTTTCACGGAAATGTCTCAAATGGATTCCGTGGTTCCATCAGAGCATCCGGATGCCATTCCGGAGGCTTTGAACAAGGGAAAAGGACAATCTCTTGAAAATGAAGCTTCTAGATCTTCAGAGAGGTTAAGAAAGCAGTCAAAGAAAACACTTGCACTTGtagatgagtttgaggatgaggGAGTTGCTGATGATGTCATACATGGGAATGAAGATGACAACAATATTGATGATTACAGACCAGAAGAAAGTGAATCTGTAAGTGAAAGAAAGGGAAAAAAGTCAAAGAAAGCGGTCAAAGAGAAGGAAAAACCTGTTAGAAAACGTAAAAAGGCCAACAGTGAAGCACCTGCtgagtcaactaaagtcaaaaaGAAATTCCCTCACAGCACACGAAGAAGAAATAAAAGACAAG TGGACCCACAATTGCTTATAATTCCTGAAGAAGACCTTAATAAGAATGAAATCCCCATGAAAGAATTAATCAGGCTTGCAGAACATAGGGAGCGAATAGCT AAAAAGGAAGCAGCATCTACATCAGGAACAGGAACACCTGCCTTGAACCAAAG TGGTGGGAGTTTCTCCaacaattttgattatgaagatGAGGGTTTTGGGGAAGGGAGAGATGATGATTATTTAATGGAAGCAGAAAATGCTACTTATTATAATTATCGGACTCACATGAAAATAACACCAAGAATGAAATGGTCAAAACAAGATACTGAGCTCTTCTACGAG GCTGTTCAACAATTTGGGACAGATTTATCGATGATAAAAGAGTGTTTTCCTGGGAGGACACGTCAGCAGATAAAATCAAAGTACAAAAAAGAAGAGAAACAACAGCCTTTAAGGCTTAATCATGCCCTAACCACTCGTTTTAAAG GTAATTCTCATTTTGAGGTAGTAATCCAACGGCTAAAAGAAGCTCAAGGGGAAGATTCCGAAAATGATGACCCCATGAACCTGACAGGAGAGGATGACGTGGCTGCTGACATTAAT gaGGCTGAGGAAACAACAAAAAGTGTGGAGCCAGAAAAGAAAGATGAAGAAATGGAAGGTGATGTTGGGAGTCCTACAAAGTCTCATGACAGTGAAGATGAAATGTATCGATGGAGTCAATATAAATCTGAAATATGa